One Microbacter margulisiae genomic window carries:
- a CDS encoding DsrE family protein: MKSYIIIVSICLSMFGTNMSQAQTRENVNKTEQAIKSNGKYALMVMNVQHFKAGILTGKELKEKSSGIDFQIVTCGELVKEISLDKALQNLVVDAVKHYGLKILACGLSIKQLGVDKSLLPAEMPVIANGLIYMLGLEEEGYKTIAF; the protein is encoded by the coding sequence ATGAAATCATATATTATCATAGTTAGCATTTGCTTATCCATGTTTGGAACCAATATGTCCCAGGCTCAAACAAGAGAAAATGTTAACAAAACAGAACAGGCAATTAAGTCAAATGGAAAATACGCCCTGATGGTAATGAATGTCCAGCACTTCAAGGCAGGCATTCTAACAGGTAAAGAACTGAAGGAGAAAAGCTCCGGAATAGACTTTCAAATAGTTACTTGCGGGGAATTAGTGAAAGAGATCTCCCTGGATAAGGCCTTGCAAAATCTGGTTGTAGATGCGGTAAAACATTATGGATTGAAAATTCTTGCCTGTGGTTTATCTATCAAGCAGCTTGGCGTGGACAAATCACTACTTCCCGCGGAAATGCCTGTCATCGCAAACGGATTAATCTATATGCTTGGGCTGGAAGAAGAAGGTTACAAAACAATAGCTTTTTAA
- the cas2 gene encoding CRISPR-associated endonuclease Cas2 → MDRFNEYRIMWVMVFFDLPTETKKERKIYADFRKKMLKDGFTMFQFSIYLRHCPSRENAEVHIKRVKEALPEKGNIGILTVTDKQFGMMELFQGQKVKKPDTPYQQLELF, encoded by the coding sequence ATGGATCGTTTTAATGAATACAGAATCATGTGGGTAATGGTATTTTTTGATTTGCCTACGGAGACTAAGAAAGAACGCAAAATATATGCTGATTTTCGTAAAAAGATGCTGAAAGACGGATTTACCATGTTTCAGTTCTCCATCTATTTGCGTCATTGTCCTAGCCGGGAGAATGCAGAGGTTCACATCAAAAGGGTGAAGGAGGCATTACCAGAAAAAGGGAATATTGGCATTTTGACAGTTACAGATAAACAGTTTGGAATGATGGAGCTCTTTCAGGGACAGAAAGTAAAAAAACCGGACACCCCATACCAACAGCTGGAGTTGTTTTAG
- a CDS encoding 3'-5' exonuclease has protein sequence MLLKAASDTAENTAVFLQKLILSPYTDMGRLNSGGVRLLTFHAAKGLEFPVVIIAGAEEGITPLDRQDSNLEEERRLFYVAMTRAKEELQIVHCKKRRLYGTEKEMKPSPFLAEFSPGYSKQIQPNIPKRNKKDEGQLNLF, from the coding sequence ATGCTCCTTAAGGCCGCCTCGGACACCGCTGAAAATACGGCTGTTTTCCTGCAGAAGCTTATTTTATCACCCTATACCGATATGGGTAGGTTGAATAGCGGCGGCGTACGACTGTTAACTTTCCATGCTGCCAAAGGACTTGAATTTCCAGTCGTCATCATTGCAGGAGCTGAAGAAGGAATCACCCCGCTCGATCGACAGGATAGCAATCTGGAAGAAGAACGTCGCCTGTTTTACGTGGCAATGACACGCGCTAAAGAGGAGTTGCAAATAGTCCATTGCAAAAAAAGGAGGCTGTACGGCACGGAAAAAGAGATGAAACCATCACCCTTCCTAGCAGAATTCAGTCCCGGATATTCCAAACAAATTCAGCCGAATATCCCGAAAAGAAACAAAAAAGACGAAGGGCAGTTGAACCTGTTTTAA
- the cas9 gene encoding type II CRISPR RNA-guided endonuclease Cas9 (Cas9, originally named Csn1, is the large, multifunctional signature protein of type II CRISPR/Cas systems. It is well known even to general audiences because its RNA-guided endonuclease activity has made it a popular tool for custom editing of eukaryotic genomes.) gives MKRILGLDLGSSSIGWAFIEEDQQKTTIIGLGSRIIPYEGTEGKDFAKGTGESRNSLRTKARTARKGYDRYQLRRKYLVDALVKANMFPDESLKNLPKIELWALRDKAVHSQITLKELGRLLLWLNQKRGYKSSRSDANLGKKDTEYVATVKSRHEKIKELNLTIGQYFYKELSKDSFFKVKENIFPREAYIEEFDTICSTQKQFYPEILNDEFISKLRNEIIYYQRPLKSQKGLVSVCDFEGFWRTAKDGKEYFVGPKVAPKSSPIYQLSKMWENINNIKVGSRLGGDIEITAEQKQAIFQHLDNNEKLTVTDLLKILQLDRKNCHVNKQIEKGLVGNITKHAIRQCLGDPTQYNHLLRLNLDIIESDKKGYLVDKKSVEILNEKSTQYIDANVEHEPLYQLWHTIYSIQDKQECSNALQAKFKIDPTIADKLADIDFSKHAFGNKSAKAIRKILPYLMEGDKYSEAMSYAGYEHSDSLTKDENLKRKLLDQLKPIQKNSLRQPIVEKILNQMVNVVNAIIKEHGKPDEIRVELARELKQSKEERNDTDKAMSKRQRENENITKRLAEYGLKATRNNIIKWRLYEEIDNEEKKLNAVCIYCGQPISLTEAIKGNDVDIEHIIPKSKLFDDSQSNKTLAHRHCNKNKNDMTAYDFMKTKPTEVFNEYVNRVNELYANHVINKTKRDKLLMPEDKIPDNFIDRQLRESQYISRKAREILQTICHNVWATSGTVTAELRHLWGWDEITMNLQFEKYKQLGLTEMVEWESEHGKNKHQKEVISGWTKRDDHRHHAIDALTIACTKQGYIQRFNTLSAVKTREDMKNTIEERSVVFNEKRSLLEKYIISEQPIEVADVEEAVANILISFKSGKKVAVIGKRKIGKRGNKKVVQTGIIIPRGSLSEDSVYGKIKTIDVRKPIKYVFENPQLIVKPYIKQLVEERIDSHNGDIKKAIASMKNNPIYLNKDKEIILEYASCYKTEYVIKYTVDINFNKIDKVIDGKIKNILQQRLDKFGGKAKEAFKDVQLSDKSIIKWYEDEGLKRPIKSVRCFTGLSAVVPVKKDEAGKDIGFVKPGNNHHIAIYTDKDGNRFEHVCTFWHAVERKKYGIPVIIKDAAEIWDKIQLQPEGTYPESFLEKLPDVQLKLELSMQQNEMFVLGMASEDIQLAIETNDYKTISDKLYRMQKMSLKPSSGQIDLVFRHHLETQIVDDISSKESKRFINIQSLGTLFGLNPYKLKIDRLGNISL, from the coding sequence ATGAAAAGAATTTTAGGACTGGATTTAGGGTCATCATCTATCGGTTGGGCGTTCATAGAAGAAGATCAACAAAAGACTACTATTATAGGCTTGGGCAGCAGAATAATCCCTTATGAAGGAACTGAGGGAAAAGATTTTGCAAAAGGTACGGGCGAAAGCAGAAATTCACTTCGCACGAAAGCCAGAACTGCCCGAAAAGGATATGACCGATATCAATTACGAAGAAAGTATCTTGTTGATGCTTTAGTAAAAGCAAATATGTTTCCCGACGAATCATTAAAGAATCTACCTAAAATAGAACTTTGGGCATTGCGAGACAAAGCCGTCCATTCACAAATAACCCTCAAAGAACTTGGTCGCCTATTATTGTGGCTCAATCAAAAGCGAGGTTATAAAAGCAGCCGCAGCGATGCAAACTTAGGGAAGAAAGATACTGAATATGTGGCTACTGTAAAAAGCAGACATGAAAAAATAAAGGAACTAAATCTGACTATCGGACAATACTTTTACAAAGAATTATCCAAAGATTCTTTTTTCAAAGTCAAAGAAAATATCTTTCCCCGCGAGGCATATATTGAAGAGTTTGACACTATTTGTAGTACACAAAAACAATTTTATCCCGAGATACTAAATGACGAATTTATTTCAAAACTCCGAAACGAAATTATTTATTACCAACGACCTTTAAAATCGCAAAAAGGTTTGGTTTCGGTTTGCGATTTTGAAGGTTTTTGGCGGACAGCTAAAGATGGAAAAGAATATTTTGTTGGGCCAAAAGTTGCTCCTAAAAGTTCGCCTATCTATCAACTGTCCAAAATGTGGGAGAATATCAACAACATCAAAGTCGGTTCAAGATTGGGTGGAGACATTGAAATAACAGCGGAACAGAAACAAGCAATCTTTCAGCACTTAGATAACAATGAAAAACTAACAGTTACTGATTTATTGAAAATCCTTCAACTCGACAGAAAGAATTGTCATGTCAACAAACAGATAGAAAAAGGATTAGTTGGAAATATTACAAAACATGCTATTCGTCAGTGTTTGGGCGATCCGACACAATACAACCACCTTTTGAGGTTGAATTTAGATATTATTGAAAGCGATAAAAAAGGTTATCTTGTTGACAAAAAATCAGTTGAAATCCTGAATGAGAAATCAACGCAATACATTGATGCAAACGTTGAACATGAACCCCTTTATCAACTGTGGCATACTATCTATTCTATTCAGGACAAACAGGAATGTAGCAATGCTTTGCAAGCCAAGTTTAAAATTGATCCAACCATAGCCGACAAGTTGGCAGATATTGATTTCAGCAAACATGCTTTTGGAAACAAATCGGCAAAAGCTATTCGTAAAATTCTACCCTACTTGATGGAAGGTGATAAATACAGCGAAGCCATGAGTTATGCTGGCTACGAACATTCAGATTCTTTGACCAAAGATGAGAATTTGAAAAGGAAATTACTGGATCAACTCAAGCCAATACAGAAAAACTCTCTTCGCCAACCCATTGTCGAAAAGATATTAAACCAAATGGTGAACGTGGTGAATGCGATTATCAAAGAGCATGGCAAGCCGGACGAAATAAGAGTAGAACTTGCCCGTGAATTGAAACAAAGCAAAGAAGAACGCAATGATACGGATAAAGCCATGAGCAAGCGGCAACGTGAAAATGAAAATATTACCAAACGATTAGCCGAATATGGATTGAAAGCAACCAGAAATAACATTATCAAATGGAGATTGTATGAAGAAATTGATAATGAAGAAAAGAAACTGAATGCTGTTTGTATTTATTGCGGTCAACCCATTTCATTGACCGAAGCAATTAAAGGAAACGATGTAGATATTGAACACATTATTCCAAAATCAAAACTGTTTGACGATTCACAGAGCAATAAAACACTGGCTCACCGTCATTGTAACAAAAACAAGAATGACATGACTGCCTATGATTTTATGAAAACAAAGCCAACGGAAGTATTTAACGAATATGTAAACCGTGTCAATGAATTATATGCAAACCATGTGATCAACAAAACCAAACGAGATAAACTTTTGATGCCCGAAGATAAAATACCTGATAATTTTATAGATCGTCAACTTCGGGAAAGTCAATATATTTCGCGAAAAGCGAGAGAGATACTTCAAACCATTTGTCATAACGTATGGGCTACCAGTGGTACAGTTACTGCTGAACTTCGACATTTATGGGGTTGGGACGAAATTACAATGAATCTTCAGTTTGAAAAATACAAACAACTGGGATTAACCGAAATGGTGGAATGGGAAAGTGAACACGGCAAAAACAAGCATCAGAAAGAAGTTATTTCGGGATGGACTAAACGGGATGATCATCGCCACCATGCCATTGATGCATTGACAATAGCATGTACCAAACAAGGCTACATTCAACGCTTCAATACATTGAGTGCTGTAAAGACCAGAGAAGATATGAAAAACACTATTGAAGAACGTTCAGTTGTTTTCAATGAAAAACGTTCATTACTCGAAAAATATATAATCAGCGAGCAGCCTATAGAAGTTGCCGATGTTGAAGAAGCTGTCGCTAATATTCTAATCTCATTTAAATCAGGGAAAAAGGTAGCTGTAATTGGTAAACGTAAAATTGGTAAACGAGGAAATAAGAAGGTAGTTCAAACAGGAATAATTATTCCACGCGGTTCACTTAGCGAAGATAGTGTTTATGGAAAGATTAAAACCATTGATGTAAGGAAGCCAATCAAATATGTTTTCGAGAATCCTCAATTAATTGTAAAGCCTTATATTAAACAATTGGTTGAAGAAAGAATTGATAGTCATAATGGGGACATCAAAAAAGCAATTGCTTCAATGAAAAACAACCCCATTTACCTAAACAAAGACAAAGAAATTATTCTTGAGTACGCTTCATGCTATAAAACTGAATACGTTATTAAATACACAGTAGATATCAATTTCAACAAAATAGACAAAGTAATTGATGGTAAGATAAAAAACATATTACAACAACGCCTTGATAAATTCGGCGGAAAAGCCAAAGAAGCATTTAAAGATGTTCAATTAAGTGACAAATCTATCATCAAATGGTATGAAGATGAGGGGTTGAAACGTCCAATTAAATCAGTTCGTTGCTTTACCGGATTATCTGCTGTTGTTCCTGTCAAAAAAGATGAAGCAGGCAAAGACATTGGATTTGTAAAACCCGGTAATAATCATCACATTGCTATTTATACTGATAAGGATGGTAACAGATTTGAGCATGTTTGTACATTCTGGCACGCTGTAGAACGAAAAAAATATGGAATTCCCGTAATCATTAAAGATGCAGCCGAAATTTGGGATAAGATTCAACTCCAACCAGAAGGTACTTATCCAGAGAGTTTCCTTGAAAAGTTGCCTGATGTTCAATTAAAACTGGAATTAAGTATGCAACAAAATGAGATGTTTGTATTGGGAATGGCAAGTGAAGATATTCAATTGGCAATTGAAACGAATGATTACAAAACTATTAGTGATAAATTGTATAGAATGCAGAAGATGTCACTTAAACCAAGTAGCGGACAAATTGATTTAGTCTTTAGACATCATCTAGAAACTCAGATTGTTGATGATATTAGCTCTAAAGAAAGCAAAAGATTCATTAATATTCAAAGCTTAGGAACATTATTTGGGTTAAATCCATACAAGCTCAAAATCGACCGTCTTGGAAACATCTCTCTTTGA
- a CDS encoding IMP dehydrogenase, which produces MAKYLEDISRTFSEYLLIPGLTTHECSPSNILLKAPLVKFRKGEQAPISLNVPFVSAIMQSVSDHNMAIALARNGGLSFIFGSQAIESQAEMVRKVKTYKAGFVVSNANLTPDHTLRNVIELKERSGHGTIGITEDGTSQGKLLGIVTGRDYRVTRDDPDKKVKEFMTPFSKLITGEFGISITEANDIIWEHKLNCLPIIDKEQNLKYFVFRKDYENHKENPNELSDDNMKLLVGAGINTRDYKERVPRLLEAGVDIMCIDSSDGFSEYQKDTLHYIKSAFGEHVKVGAGNVVDRDGFIYLAEAGADFVKVGVGGGSICITREQKGIGRGQATALIEVAAARDEYFEKTGIYVPICSDGGIVQDYHMVLALAMGADFLMMGRYFARFDESPTRKLMVNGNYMKEYWGEGSNRARNWQRYDMGGSENLKFEEGVDSFVPYAGKLKDNLNITLGKIKSTMSSCGVMDLNDLKRNAKITLVSSTSIIEGGAHDVVVKDNRSTNG; this is translated from the coding sequence ATGGCAAAATATTTGGAAGACATTTCAAGAACCTTCAGTGAGTATTTACTAATTCCGGGGTTGACTACCCACGAGTGTTCCCCCTCGAATATATTGTTGAAGGCCCCCCTTGTGAAGTTTCGTAAAGGAGAACAGGCGCCTATCTCTCTGAACGTGCCTTTTGTTTCAGCAATCATGCAATCGGTTTCTGATCATAACATGGCTATTGCATTGGCCCGCAATGGAGGGCTTTCTTTTATTTTTGGCTCGCAAGCTATTGAATCACAGGCTGAAATGGTTAGAAAGGTGAAAACCTATAAAGCAGGGTTTGTTGTGAGCAACGCTAACCTAACCCCGGACCATACCTTACGTAATGTGATTGAGCTGAAAGAAAGATCAGGACATGGAACTATTGGAATTACTGAAGACGGGACTTCACAGGGAAAACTCCTGGGAATTGTAACCGGAAGGGATTACCGTGTGACCAGGGATGATCCTGATAAAAAGGTAAAAGAATTTATGACCCCGTTTTCAAAGCTTATCACCGGCGAATTTGGTATTTCCATTACCGAAGCCAATGATATTATATGGGAGCATAAACTCAATTGCCTTCCCATAATTGATAAAGAGCAGAATTTAAAATATTTTGTATTCCGAAAAGATTACGAAAATCACAAGGAGAACCCGAATGAACTTTCTGACGATAACATGAAATTGCTTGTTGGTGCAGGAATCAATACTCGCGACTATAAAGAGCGTGTCCCCCGGTTGCTTGAAGCCGGAGTAGATATCATGTGTATCGACTCTTCCGATGGGTTTTCAGAATATCAGAAAGATACGCTTCATTATATCAAATCTGCTTTTGGTGAACATGTAAAAGTCGGAGCAGGCAACGTTGTCGATCGTGATGGCTTTATATACCTTGCCGAAGCAGGCGCCGATTTTGTGAAAGTGGGTGTAGGCGGAGGGTCTATTTGTATAACCAGGGAACAGAAAGGGATTGGCCGTGGACAGGCGACTGCTCTTATTGAAGTAGCAGCCGCGCGTGACGAATACTTTGAAAAAACCGGGATATATGTACCTATTTGTTCGGATGGAGGGATTGTTCAGGATTATCACATGGTGCTTGCTTTAGCTATGGGTGCCGATTTTTTGATGATGGGACGATACTTTGCCCGCTTTGACGAAAGTCCGACACGGAAACTGATGGTGAACGGAAATTACATGAAAGAATACTGGGGAGAAGGCTCGAACCGAGCGCGTAACTGGCAACGTTACGATATGGGAGGAAGCGAAAACCTGAAATTTGAAGAAGGGGTTGACAGTTTCGTTCCATATGCTGGTAAATTGAAAGACAATCTGAATATTACATTGGGAAAGATTAAATCAACGATGAGTAGTTGTGGTGTAATGGATTTGAATGATTTAAAGCGAAATGCGAAGATTACCCTTGTTTCATCTACAAGTATTATCGAAGGTGGTGCACATGACGTGGTCGTAAAAGATAATAGAAGCACAAACGGATAA
- the cas1 gene encoding type II CRISPR-associated endonuclease Cas1 has protein sequence MIKRTLYFGNPAYLSKRNEQLVIKLPEVAKNDTLPESFKQKSEVTVPIEDIGVVVLDHQQITLTHGLMDSLLSNNAAVITCDGNRMPAGLLLPLSGNTTQRERWHDQIEASEPLKKQLWQQTIKAKIHNQTALLERRRDVNTKNMHYWSDVVKSGDVENHEARAAAYYWSNLFPSLPDFRRGREEEPPNNLLNYGYAILRAVVARSLVSSGLLPTFGIHHRNRYNAYCLADDVMEPYRPYVDDMVYDIVDKGTDYRELTKDIKQRLLQIPTIEVVIEGERSPLMVGVQRTTASLYRCFSGELRKISYPTF, from the coding sequence ATGATTAAACGGACGCTTTATTTCGGAAATCCGGCTTATTTGTCAAAGCGGAATGAACAGTTGGTAATCAAATTACCAGAGGTGGCGAAGAACGATACTCTACCCGAATCGTTTAAGCAAAAGAGCGAAGTTACCGTTCCTATTGAAGATATTGGGGTAGTGGTGCTCGATCATCAACAGATTACACTAACCCATGGTCTGATGGATAGTCTGCTTTCAAACAATGCCGCAGTAATTACATGCGACGGAAACCGCATGCCTGCTGGATTGCTGCTCCCCTTGTCAGGCAATACGACACAGCGGGAACGGTGGCACGACCAGATTGAAGCTTCCGAACCATTGAAAAAACAACTCTGGCAACAGACGATCAAAGCCAAGATTCATAATCAAACCGCCTTGTTGGAACGTCGTAGAGATGTCAATACCAAAAACATGCATTATTGGTCGGATGTAGTAAAAAGCGGGGATGTGGAAAATCATGAAGCCAGGGCTGCGGCTTACTATTGGAGTAATCTTTTCCCTTCGTTGCCTGATTTTCGAAGGGGCAGGGAAGAGGAGCCTCCCAATAACCTGCTCAATTACGGGTATGCCATTCTGAGAGCTGTGGTGGCCCGTTCACTGGTTAGTTCGGGTCTGCTGCCCACATTTGGCATCCATCACAGAAACCGCTACAACGCCTATTGTTTGGCAGATGACGTGATGGAACCCTACCGTCCTTATGTGGACGATATGGTATATGATATTGTGGATAAGGGAACCGATTACCGGGAACTGACAAAGGATATTAAGCAAAGGCTGTTACAGATACCCACTATCGAAGTTGTAATTGAGGGAGAGAGAAGTCCGTTAATGGTAGGAGTGCAGCGGACAACAGCATCCCTTTACAGATGTTTTAGTGGGGAATTACGGAAAATAAGTTATCCGACGTTTTGA
- a CDS encoding TQO small subunit DoxD, with the protein MKNNHIQSTTSAGFFTLALRLVIGWTYFSAFWRRLILANKLNPDIPGYIGEKFNHFLPNALGIKPMIEFLLLHPHLLLISMMLFTIVEATLGLFIMSGLFSRLMSIGVFLLAMGILLGSGWLGTTCLDEWQIGILGMAGGFTLFLTGSDAFSLDHYFIRKGYGFTSKSWFKWLGSGALPMKNPKWFVLGGAVFIFGMTLFTNQYFHGGVWGALHNKSVKPKIEISNVKWHNSELTFDIYRTEGVDVYGSFLIGIEIDNQKNEAVKSLNEHDLAKFPLANIRNYYVAKVVPGKHSLVVPLGAKAEIKIDTGGLSTAQNYTLKLIDISGIEWTAPVNQPITSDITSEN; encoded by the coding sequence ATGAAAAATAATCATATACAATCCACCACTTCTGCCGGCTTTTTTACACTGGCGCTGCGGTTGGTTATCGGCTGGACATACTTTTCTGCTTTTTGGCGCAGATTGATATTGGCAAACAAACTGAATCCCGATATTCCGGGTTATATAGGAGAAAAGTTCAATCATTTTTTACCGAATGCATTGGGGATAAAACCCATGATCGAATTTTTGCTGTTGCATCCGCATCTGTTGTTGATATCAATGATGCTGTTCACTATCGTTGAAGCCACCTTGGGGTTATTTATTATGTCCGGCCTTTTCAGTCGATTGATGAGCATTGGCGTGTTTTTGCTTGCCATGGGAATTCTTTTAGGTTCTGGATGGCTTGGCACCACCTGCTTAGACGAATGGCAAATCGGCATATTAGGTATGGCGGGTGGGTTTACCTTGTTTCTGACAGGCAGTGATGCATTTTCATTAGACCATTACTTTATCCGAAAGGGATACGGATTTACCTCTAAATCCTGGTTTAAATGGCTGGGATCAGGTGCGTTGCCAATGAAAAATCCAAAATGGTTTGTCCTGGGTGGAGCTGTCTTTATTTTCGGAATGACGCTTTTCACAAATCAATATTTTCATGGAGGAGTCTGGGGTGCTTTGCACAATAAATCAGTAAAGCCTAAAATTGAAATTTCCAATGTCAAATGGCATAATTCGGAACTAACGTTTGATATATACCGGACAGAAGGAGTGGATGTTTATGGCTCTTTTTTGATAGGAATCGAAATTGACAATCAAAAGAATGAAGCTGTCAAATCATTGAATGAGCATGATTTAGCTAAATTCCCCTTAGCCAATATCCGAAACTATTATGTAGCAAAGGTGGTTCCCGGAAAGCATAGCTTAGTAGTTCCCTTAGGTGCTAAAGCAGAAATAAAAATAGATACCGGCGGACTGTCAACAGCCCAAAACTATACGTTGAAACTGATTGATATAAGTGGTATTGAATGGACGGCTCCTGTCAATCAGCCGATAACCTCCGACATTACTTCAGAAAATTGA